A stretch of Coregonus clupeaformis isolate EN_2021a chromosome 37, ASM2061545v1, whole genome shotgun sequence DNA encodes these proteins:
- the LOC121553230 gene encoding PWWP domain-containing protein 2B-like isoform X2 has translation MEAVAEELRAGSRIPVTVDQIVNDTLVVTLTYQERSYMGILLDCNKKTGLFCLPDVTTKPVECPALKPGCEIPEVLREEPVTKPPSQASHHRPKDENTLPENDPLAAHLPAPLPTPVPAGQAPYPPYFEGAPFPQPIWVRHSYGQWVPQPPPRTIKRKKRRTREPGQMTMSTIRLRPRQVLCEKCKNTLNSDEDSKDGMPTTKASRKENAPQSDEDSKDGSVKLARKEDADATKDNNKRRENGPTGYDSKRLRKDKRDEEPKFPAVDIIPHSPVIKISYSTPQGKGEVMKIPARVHGSVKPFCPKQLMQNGLRGQQGKVPEPTTLTQTQEQRHILDATRTGLTVSIPKLKLPRPPTASLDLPSPKIRVRTLGDGEDSLSVYNAELVEGQSRKSLRVPVPGPLPQSEDSGEKTPMELWSGSSGEEADRGQSDLALLINLRKRKADSSSLSVCSTDSLDESKSFSSDGTSPELCDLAPGEHISSMSSSISRDNSKTVPPLTVRLHTRSMTKCVTEEGHAVAVGDVVWGKIHGFPWWPARVLSISGSRKEESNCEAQWPEAKVAWFGSPTTSQLSVAKLSPFREFFRSRFNRKKKGMYRRAIVEAAKAVGHMSPEITSLLTSHCET, from the exons ATGGAGGCTGTGGCCGAGGAGCTGCGGGCCGGCTCTCGGATTCCTGTCACTGTTGATCAAATAGTTAACGATACGCTAGTGGTGACGCTTACCTATCAAGAAAGGAGCTACATGGGGATATTACTCGATTGCAACAAAAA GACTGGGCTTTTCTGCCTACCAGATGTCACAACAAAGCCAGTGGAATGCCCTGCATTGAAACCTGGTTGTGAAATCCCTGAAGTCCTGAGAGAGGAGCCTGTTACTAAACCTCCCAGCCAGGCTTCACATCATAGACCAAAGGATGAAAACACGCTCCCTGAAAATGACCCACTAGCTGCCCATCTCCCTGCCCCTCTGCCCACACCAGTGCCCGCCGGGCAGGCTCCATACCCTCCATATTTTGAAGGAGCTCCCTTCCCTCAGCCCATTTGGGTGCGCCACAGCTATGGTCAATGGGTACCTCAGCCACCTCCGCGAACCATTAAGAGGAAGAAGAGGCGGACCCGAGAGCCCGGGCAGATGACCATGAGCACCATCAGGCTCCGCCCACGGCAGGTGTTGTGCGAGAAGTGTAAGAACACACTGAACAGTGACGAGGACAGTAAGGACGGGATGCCCACAACCAAGGCTTCCAGGAAAGAGAACGCGCCACAGAGCGATGAAGACTCCAAAGACGGGTCTGTGAAGTTGGCCAGGAAAGAGGATGCAGATGCCACCAAGGATAACAATAAGAGGCGGGAGAACGGCCCCACCGGCTATGACAGCAAGCGGCTCCGGAAGGACAAGAGGGATGAGGAACCAAAGTTCCCTGCAGTGGACATCATTCCCCACAGCCCGGTCATCAAGATATCCTACAGCACTCCGCAGGGCAAGGGCGAGGTCATGAAGATCCCAGCTCGGGTCCACGGCTCTGTCAAGCCCTTCTGCCCCAAGCAGCTGATGCAAAATGGCCTAAGAGGCCAGCAGGGCAAGGTGCCCGAGCCCACCACCTTAACCCAGACCCAGGAGCAGCGCCACATCCTGGATGCCACCAGGACGGGCCTGACCGTGTCCATTCCCAAACTCAAGCTCCCCAGGCCCCCAACGGCCAGCCTGGACCTCCCCTCCCCCAAGATCCGAGTGAGGACCCTGGGGGACGGAGAGGACAGTCTGTCTGTGTACAATGCGGAGCTGGTAGAGGGGCAGAGCAGAAAGAGCCTCAGGGTGCCGGTCCCTGGTCCCCTGCCCCAATCAGAGGACTCTGGGGAGAAGACCCCCATGGAGCTGTGGTCAGGGAGTTCTGGAGAGGAGGCAGACCGAGGCCAAAGTGACCTTGCGCTGCTCATCAACCTCCGCAAGAGGAAGGCGGACTCCTCCAGCCTGTCCGTGTGCAGCACAGACAGTCTAGACGAATCAAAATCCTTCAGCTCAGATGGCACGTCCCCAGAGCTGTGCGACCTAGCGCCCGGCGAGCACAtctcctccatgtcctcctcGATCTCACGAGACAACAGCAAGACTGTGCCGCCACTCACCGTGCGCCTGCACACACGCAGCATGACCAAGTGCGTGACGGAGGAGGGCCATGCGGTGGCCGTGGGAGACGTGGTGTGGGGGAAGATCCATGGGTTCCCCTGGTGGCCGGCGAGGGTGCTCAGCATCAGCGGCAGCCGCAAAGAGGAGTCTAACTGTGAGGCCCAGTGGCCAGAGGCCAAGGTGGCCTGGTTCGGCTCGCCCACTACCTCCCAGCTCTCCGTTGCCAAACTCTCCCCCTTCCGGGAGTTCTTCAGGTCGCGTTTCAACCGCAAGAAGAAAGGGATGTACCGGCGAGCCATCGTGGAAGCTGCCAAGGCTGTGGGCCACATGAGCCCCGAGATAACCTCGCTACTCACCTCTCACTGCGAAACGTAG
- the LOC121553230 gene encoding PWWP domain-containing protein 2B-like isoform X1 produces MEAVAEELRAGSRIPVTVDQIVNDTLVVTLTYQERSYMGILLDCNKKTGLFCLPDVTTKPVECPALKPGCEIPEVLREEPVTKPPSQASHHRPKDENTLPENDPLAAHLPAPLPTPVPAGQAPYPPYFEGAPFPQPIWVRHSYGQWVPQPPPRTIKRKKRRTREPGQMTMSTIRLRPRQVLCEKCKNTLNSDEDSKDGMPTTKASRKENAPQSDEDSKDGSVKLARKEDADATKDNNKRRENGPTGYDSKRLRKDKRDEEPKFPAVDIIPHSPVIKISYSTPQGKGEVMKIPARVHGSVKPFCPKQLMQNGLRGQQGKVPEPTTLTQTQEQRHILDATRTGLTVSIPKLKLPRPPTASLDLPSPKIRVRTLGDGEDSLSVYNAELVEGQSRKSLRVPVPGPLPQSEDSGEKTPMELWSGSSGEEADRGQSDLALLINLRKRKADSSSLSVCSTDSLDESKSFSSDGTSPELCDLAPGEHISSMSSSISRDNSKTVPPLTVRLHTRSMTKCVTEEGHAVAVGDVVWGKIHGFPWWPARVLSISGSRKEESNCEAQWPEAKVAWFGSPTTSQLSVAKLSPFREFFRSRFNRKKKGMYRRAIVEAAKAVGHMSPEITSLLTSHCETV; encoded by the exons ATGGAGGCTGTGGCCGAGGAGCTGCGGGCCGGCTCTCGGATTCCTGTCACTGTTGATCAAATAGTTAACGATACGCTAGTGGTGACGCTTACCTATCAAGAAAGGAGCTACATGGGGATATTACTCGATTGCAACAAAAA GACTGGGCTTTTCTGCCTACCAGATGTCACAACAAAGCCAGTGGAATGCCCTGCATTGAAACCTGGTTGTGAAATCCCTGAAGTCCTGAGAGAGGAGCCTGTTACTAAACCTCCCAGCCAGGCTTCACATCATAGACCAAAGGATGAAAACACGCTCCCTGAAAATGACCCACTAGCTGCCCATCTCCCTGCCCCTCTGCCCACACCAGTGCCCGCCGGGCAGGCTCCATACCCTCCATATTTTGAAGGAGCTCCCTTCCCTCAGCCCATTTGGGTGCGCCACAGCTATGGTCAATGGGTACCTCAGCCACCTCCGCGAACCATTAAGAGGAAGAAGAGGCGGACCCGAGAGCCCGGGCAGATGACCATGAGCACCATCAGGCTCCGCCCACGGCAGGTGTTGTGCGAGAAGTGTAAGAACACACTGAACAGTGACGAGGACAGTAAGGACGGGATGCCCACAACCAAGGCTTCCAGGAAAGAGAACGCGCCACAGAGCGATGAAGACTCCAAAGACGGGTCTGTGAAGTTGGCCAGGAAAGAGGATGCAGATGCCACCAAGGATAACAATAAGAGGCGGGAGAACGGCCCCACCGGCTATGACAGCAAGCGGCTCCGGAAGGACAAGAGGGATGAGGAACCAAAGTTCCCTGCAGTGGACATCATTCCCCACAGCCCGGTCATCAAGATATCCTACAGCACTCCGCAGGGCAAGGGCGAGGTCATGAAGATCCCAGCTCGGGTCCACGGCTCTGTCAAGCCCTTCTGCCCCAAGCAGCTGATGCAAAATGGCCTAAGAGGCCAGCAGGGCAAGGTGCCCGAGCCCACCACCTTAACCCAGACCCAGGAGCAGCGCCACATCCTGGATGCCACCAGGACGGGCCTGACCGTGTCCATTCCCAAACTCAAGCTCCCCAGGCCCCCAACGGCCAGCCTGGACCTCCCCTCCCCCAAGATCCGAGTGAGGACCCTGGGGGACGGAGAGGACAGTCTGTCTGTGTACAATGCGGAGCTGGTAGAGGGGCAGAGCAGAAAGAGCCTCAGGGTGCCGGTCCCTGGTCCCCTGCCCCAATCAGAGGACTCTGGGGAGAAGACCCCCATGGAGCTGTGGTCAGGGAGTTCTGGAGAGGAGGCAGACCGAGGCCAAAGTGACCTTGCGCTGCTCATCAACCTCCGCAAGAGGAAGGCGGACTCCTCCAGCCTGTCCGTGTGCAGCACAGACAGTCTAGACGAATCAAAATCCTTCAGCTCAGATGGCACGTCCCCAGAGCTGTGCGACCTAGCGCCCGGCGAGCACAtctcctccatgtcctcctcGATCTCACGAGACAACAGCAAGACTGTGCCGCCACTCACCGTGCGCCTGCACACACGCAGCATGACCAAGTGCGTGACGGAGGAGGGCCATGCGGTGGCCGTGGGAGACGTGGTGTGGGGGAAGATCCATGGGTTCCCCTGGTGGCCGGCGAGGGTGCTCAGCATCAGCGGCAGCCGCAAAGAGGAGTCTAACTGTGAGGCCCAGTGGCCAGAGGCCAAGGTGGCCTGGTTCGGCTCGCCCACTACCTCCCAGCTCTCCGTTGCCAAACTCTCCCCCTTCCGGGAGTTCTTCAGGTCGCGTTTCAACCGCAAGAAGAAAGGGATGTACCGGCGAGCCATCGTGGAAGCTGCCAAGGCTGTGGGCCACATGAGCCCCGAGATAACCTCGCTACTCACCTCTCACTGCGAAAC agtcTGA